One window of Rubricoccus marinus genomic DNA carries:
- a CDS encoding alpha/beta fold hydrolase — protein MNMNYVRKGTGPPLLLVHGLGGTWRSWETVLDALAAERDVIAPDLPGFGETPPLDGEVS, from the coding sequence ATGAACATGAACTACGTCCGTAAGGGGACCGGCCCCCCGCTCCTCCTCGTCCACGGGCTTGGCGGCACGTGGCGCTCCTGGGAGACGGTCCTCGACGCCCTCGCCGCCGAGCGCGACGTGATCGCCCCGGACCTCCCCGGCTTCGGCGAGACGCCGCCGCTCGACGGCGAGGTCTCC
- a CDS encoding ATP-binding protein has product MTNIDQIIAQGEGPSIEFVNAFADPARVAAHVAALLNSGGGYILVGVDELGRPSGDVDAEASATTLQSYLARHITPATLVDVGVDETPDGLHVVTIVVPGGKDGPFVANERVYIRTGSETRPATGDELQALLQRTVAATERWERRPAPTLNDDDLDLDEIRRTVRSAADLQRANLPSVDGEDPERTLAALGMATRGALTNAADVCFGRDPAIRHPQVRVRAFAYESDRAGDFVDHQTFSGPIVQVIERAAAFIRERAPLSAEFEPDNLRRTNRTSYPTYVVREGLVNALAHRDYAASSSGVTVEVYPARVEIWNAGRLPEGWKPKTLFTPHPSLPTNPDIVHVLYLRDLMERIGRGTLKMIQTCREEGLPVPLWESGSHGVRLTLFSRASARAPQADLNDRQRALLDRLTTGDQVTLGEYHSEFADDLTERTARRDLAELTRIDLLRQEGRGRGSRYIRTNRDPF; this is encoded by the coding sequence ATGACGAACATCGACCAGATCATCGCTCAGGGCGAGGGGCCGTCAATCGAGTTCGTCAATGCGTTCGCGGACCCCGCCCGCGTCGCCGCCCACGTCGCTGCCCTCCTCAACAGCGGCGGCGGGTACATCCTCGTCGGCGTCGACGAACTCGGTCGGCCCTCTGGCGACGTCGATGCGGAGGCGAGTGCGACCACGCTTCAGAGCTACCTCGCCCGCCACATCACCCCCGCCACCCTCGTTGACGTCGGCGTCGATGAGACCCCTGACGGCCTCCACGTCGTAACGATCGTCGTTCCTGGCGGCAAGGACGGACCGTTTGTCGCCAACGAGCGCGTCTACATCCGTACCGGCTCCGAGACCCGCCCGGCCACCGGGGACGAGCTCCAAGCCCTCCTCCAACGTACCGTCGCCGCGACCGAGCGTTGGGAACGACGCCCAGCCCCGACCCTCAACGACGACGACCTCGACCTCGACGAGATCCGGCGGACCGTTCGGTCCGCCGCTGACCTCCAACGGGCCAACCTCCCATCCGTCGACGGCGAAGACCCTGAACGCACGCTCGCAGCGCTCGGCATGGCCACCCGCGGCGCTCTCACCAATGCCGCCGACGTCTGCTTCGGCCGCGACCCGGCCATCCGCCACCCCCAAGTCCGTGTCCGCGCCTTCGCATATGAGAGCGACCGGGCCGGCGACTTCGTCGACCACCAGACGTTCTCGGGTCCCATCGTTCAGGTCATCGAACGCGCCGCCGCCTTCATCCGAGAGCGCGCGCCGCTCTCGGCCGAATTCGAGCCCGATAACCTCCGCCGGACCAACCGCACGTCCTACCCCACCTACGTCGTCCGCGAGGGGCTCGTCAATGCCCTCGCCCACCGGGACTACGCCGCCTCGTCCAGCGGAGTCACCGTCGAGGTCTACCCCGCCCGCGTCGAAATCTGGAACGCGGGCAGGCTCCCGGAGGGATGGAAACCCAAAACCCTCTTTACTCCCCATCCCTCACTCCCGACGAACCCTGACATCGTTCACGTCCTCTACCTTCGCGACCTTATGGAGCGCATTGGGCGGGGCACCCTGAAAATGATCCAGACCTGCCGGGAAGAGGGGCTTCCCGTGCCACTTTGGGAGTCCGGCTCTCACGGCGTCCGCCTCACCCTCTTCAGTCGTGCGTCGGCGCGCGCTCCCCAAGCTGACCTCAACGATCGCCAACGCGCACTCCTCGACCGCCTCACGACCGGCGACCAGGTCACCCTCGGCGAGTACCACTCCGAGTTCGCCGACGACCTCACCGAGCGGACCGCCCGGCGGGACCTCGCAGAGCTCACGCGCATCGACCTCCTCCGGCAGGAAGGACGTGGCCGTGGGAGCCGCTACATCCGTACCAACCGGGACCCCTTCTGA
- a CDS encoding DUF4062 domain-containing protein: MARRPILMVSSAVFGFEELLDRLYAILDSLGFEVWMSHKGTVPVDSSLSALENCRQVVEACDLFLGIILPRYGSGIERDGGESITHEEIRYAIANEKPRWILAHEHVVVARALLRNLGFGSPEDRQALMARTDDEGKSLFKRKPPLDDLRIIDLYELATRHDVRLEHRRGNWVQTFVTDGDALLFATSQFRRYQEAEAFARGTIGDADTLIDEIDRRSGRDPEGSSETP; the protein is encoded by the coding sequence ATGGCCCGACGACCGATCCTCATGGTGTCCTCCGCCGTCTTCGGATTCGAAGAGCTCCTCGACCGCCTCTACGCTATCCTCGACAGCCTCGGCTTTGAGGTCTGGATGTCCCACAAGGGGACTGTCCCCGTCGACTCGTCCCTCTCAGCGCTCGAGAACTGCCGACAGGTCGTCGAGGCCTGCGACCTCTTCCTCGGCATCATCCTCCCCCGCTACGGATCCGGCATCGAGAGGGACGGCGGGGAATCCATCACGCACGAGGAGATCCGCTACGCCATTGCTAATGAGAAGCCGCGATGGATCCTCGCCCACGAGCATGTGGTCGTCGCGCGCGCCCTCCTCCGCAACCTCGGGTTTGGCAGCCCCGAGGACCGCCAGGCCCTCATGGCTCGCACGGACGACGAGGGCAAGTCCCTCTTTAAGAGGAAGCCCCCCCTCGATGACCTCCGCATCATCGACCTTTACGAGCTCGCGACGCGCCACGACGTCCGGCTCGAACACCGCCGCGGCAACTGGGTCCAGACGTTCGTCACGGACGGCGACGCGCTCCTCTTCGCCACCAGCCAGTTCCGACGGTACCAGGAGGCAGAGGCCTTCGCTCGGGGGACCATCGGCGACGCCGACACCCTGATCGATGAGATCGACCGCCGCTCAGGACGCGACCCGGAGGGCTCCTCCGAGACCCCATGA
- a CDS encoding type 1 glutamine amidotransferase domain-containing protein: MNVLMILTSHDELGDTGNKTGFWLEEFAAPYYVFKDADATITLASPKGGQPPLDPSSDTEDNQTDDTRRFKADDDAQAALASTTKLDQIAVGDFDAVFYPGGHGPMWDLAEDKASIALIEDAIAAGTPVAAVCHAPAVLRHTKAADGSPLVKGKTVTGFTNSEEAAVGLTDVVPFLIEDMLQAKGGDYSKTSDWGVHVVQDGLLITGQNPASSGPAAEALLRALETAEA, translated from the coding sequence ATGAACGTCCTGATGATCCTGACCTCCCACGACGAGCTCGGCGACACTGGCAACAAGACCGGCTTCTGGCTCGAAGAGTTTGCCGCGCCCTACTACGTCTTCAAGGACGCCGACGCGACGATCACGCTCGCCTCGCCGAAGGGCGGACAGCCCCCGCTCGACCCGTCCAGCGACACCGAGGACAACCAGACCGACGACACGCGCCGCTTCAAGGCCGACGACGACGCCCAGGCCGCGCTCGCCAGCACGACCAAACTCGACCAGATCGCCGTCGGCGACTTCGACGCTGTCTTTTACCCCGGCGGCCACGGCCCCATGTGGGACTTGGCCGAGGACAAGGCCTCAATCGCGCTTATCGAAGATGCCATCGCGGCCGGCACGCCCGTCGCCGCCGTCTGCCACGCGCCCGCCGTGCTCCGCCACACGAAGGCCGCCGACGGCTCGCCGCTCGTGAAGGGCAAGACGGTCACCGGCTTTACCAACTCCGAGGAGGCGGCCGTCGGCCTGACCGACGTGGTGCCGTTCCTGATCGAGGACATGCTCCAGGCGAAGGGCGGCGACTACTCCAAGACCTCCGACTGGGGCGTGCACGTGGTCCAAGACGGGCTGCTGATCACGGGCCAGAACCCGGCCTCGTCCGGCCCGGCCGCCGAGGCGCTCCTGCGCGCGCTCGAGACCGCCGAGGCGTAG
- a CDS encoding AAA family ATPase, which translates to MGPNNSGKSLLLREIEEALAPGSIVAVAQTARAGGQEAGRAIFNARQQLQKKAERPKVLEQVRLDPAFETFAQLAADTLSVKSVPYQYSEKVGVGNGEKAVGTEFVLKSTVSNISDRVAHQLLEQFDREGSVPGILMERLIRVDGRLRFELVGDRERGDLHDAPPLDNVLRRLLDDGETRERLRAEVLRAFPGVHVVVDGTRGAELRFGVNPEAPPSPAVELGADPAAVDYHARTTPLAEASDGVNAFVALVAVLLSGPYDVMLVDEPEAYLPAPRQRQLGRLLTDLSRERGGHVIVSTHSPSFLEGCIERDPTGLRVVRLTYDGERGTARLLADDDLRRLALEPLLRNTAALDGLFRDAVVVTEDHNDRVVYQEVSRRLSDTSADVPDPDVLFVSAENKSTLAHLAGPLRRLGVPAVIQGDLDLIHGLPSNVLDCGDPRYWTKELPRTLRAAGVLEAEVARLVDAAREIVQTYRDHGIQRGAIKTKGRTVLTGDDRARLDAWLLKLAEYGVLLVPVGELERWGLAGANKKGREWVEAAFDGMGSDPNDDRYVRPPEGVSADRSAPAEDVWSFVAQMKGWGTAPARGLGPVGEVPPFAPAYRPELVAHHDEQVHKEVAQLQAVLGDLRKRFADVERNQTPDPRPVPNAVPQVGDWFAASVELMESRDRLALALRDLNHVNAPTRS; encoded by the coding sequence GTGGGACCGAACAACTCGGGGAAGAGTCTGCTGCTGCGAGAGATCGAGGAGGCTCTCGCTCCAGGGTCGATCGTCGCCGTAGCGCAGACTGCGAGGGCGGGGGGACAGGAAGCGGGTCGTGCGATCTTCAACGCACGCCAGCAGCTCCAGAAGAAGGCCGAGAGGCCGAAGGTCCTGGAGCAGGTGCGGCTCGATCCCGCATTCGAGACGTTCGCGCAGCTGGCGGCCGACACCCTGTCCGTGAAGAGTGTCCCCTACCAGTACTCCGAGAAGGTCGGCGTTGGGAATGGGGAGAAGGCTGTGGGGACCGAGTTCGTGCTCAAGAGCACGGTCTCCAACATATCCGACCGCGTGGCGCACCAGCTCTTGGAGCAGTTCGACCGGGAGGGGTCCGTGCCCGGCATTCTGATGGAGCGGCTGATCCGGGTAGACGGGCGCCTACGGTTCGAGCTCGTCGGGGACCGGGAGCGCGGTGACCTTCACGACGCCCCTCCCCTCGACAACGTGCTCCGCCGGCTTCTCGACGACGGGGAGACGCGGGAGCGGCTCCGGGCCGAGGTCCTCCGCGCATTCCCCGGCGTCCACGTGGTAGTCGACGGGACGCGGGGGGCCGAACTCCGGTTCGGCGTGAACCCGGAGGCGCCTCCGAGCCCGGCCGTCGAGTTGGGGGCCGACCCGGCTGCGGTGGACTACCACGCGCGGACGACGCCCCTTGCGGAGGCGAGCGACGGCGTCAACGCCTTCGTGGCCCTGGTGGCCGTATTGTTGAGCGGGCCGTACGACGTGATGCTCGTGGACGAGCCCGAGGCGTACCTCCCTGCTCCGCGGCAGCGCCAACTCGGCCGACTTCTGACGGACCTCTCGCGGGAACGAGGCGGGCACGTGATCGTGTCGACCCACAGCCCGTCGTTCTTGGAGGGCTGCATCGAGCGGGACCCCACTGGCCTCCGGGTGGTCCGGCTGACGTACGACGGGGAGCGCGGGACAGCCCGCCTCCTGGCCGACGACGATCTCCGGAGGCTCGCCCTGGAGCCGCTCCTCCGCAACACGGCTGCGCTCGACGGGCTGTTCCGCGACGCCGTCGTCGTGACAGAAGACCACAACGACCGGGTCGTGTACCAGGAGGTGTCCCGCCGCCTGAGCGACACGTCGGCCGACGTGCCGGACCCCGACGTCTTGTTCGTCTCGGCCGAGAACAAGAGTACGCTCGCCCACCTGGCGGGCCCGCTCCGCCGGCTCGGTGTGCCCGCCGTGATCCAGGGGGACCTCGACCTGATCCACGGCCTACCCTCAAACGTTCTCGACTGCGGTGACCCTCGCTACTGGACGAAGGAGCTGCCCCGCACGCTGCGGGCGGCAGGCGTCCTCGAGGCGGAGGTGGCGCGGCTCGTGGACGCGGCCCGAGAGATCGTGCAGACGTATCGCGACCATGGCATCCAGCGGGGAGCGATCAAAACGAAGGGACGAACGGTCCTGACCGGAGACGACCGGGCGCGGCTGGACGCATGGCTGCTCAAGCTGGCCGAGTACGGGGTGCTCCTCGTGCCCGTAGGCGAGCTCGAGCGGTGGGGCCTCGCCGGGGCGAATAAGAAAGGACGGGAGTGGGTGGAGGCGGCCTTCGACGGGATGGGGAGCGATCCCAACGACGATCGCTACGTGCGTCCGCCCGAGGGGGTCTCAGCGGATCGATCGGCCCCGGCGGAGGACGTGTGGTCGTTCGTGGCACAGATGAAAGGATGGGGCACTGCACCGGCGCGCGGACTCGGCCCGGTCGGGGAGGTCCCCCCCTTCGCGCCTGCCTACCGTCCCGAGCTCGTTGCCCACCACGACGAGCAGGTCCATAAGGAGGTCGCGCAGCTCCAGGCGGTCCTGGGTGACTTGAGGAAGCGATTTGCAGACGTCGAGCGAAACCAGACTCCTGATCCCCGTCCGGTCCCGAACGCCGTCCCCCAGGTGGGCGATTGGTTCGCGGCGAGCGTGGAGCTGATGGAGAGCCGGGACCGCCTCGCCCTGGCACTCCGAGACCTCAACCACGTGAATGCACCCACGAGATCGTGA
- a CDS encoding site-specific integrase translates to MSDALQPRTNTVVSARIQEDAERARAFARVATAANTKRAYRADWADFCAWCDDRTLPALPASLETVALYVASRAEVGPDDADGRPTPGLKVSTLERRLSAINQAHRQTGHEAPASRRDEPLHSVWAGITRTKGVAVEKVSPALPDDLRHMIEALPRGEDGEWTLAAKRDRAILLVGFAGALRRSELVAIEADHVQFTAEGMRLRLPRSKADQEGRGATLGIHYGRAHLTCPVRAMRSWLQAGREATGAPLAGPVFRKVDRWGRLWETGLMSGAVAKLVKRAASRAGLDASLYSGHSLRAGFATQAARAGKHERAIMAHTRHKSERVLREYIREGALFEENATDGIGL, encoded by the coding sequence TTGTCCGACGCCCTCCAGCCCCGCACCAATACGGTCGTCTCCGCCCGCATCCAGGAGGACGCCGAGCGGGCACGGGCATTCGCCCGCGTGGCAACGGCGGCGAACACGAAGCGGGCGTACCGGGCCGACTGGGCCGACTTCTGCGCGTGGTGCGACGACCGAACGCTCCCCGCCCTTCCCGCCTCGCTGGAGACGGTGGCCCTGTACGTCGCGAGCCGCGCCGAGGTGGGGCCAGACGACGCGGACGGGCGGCCGACGCCGGGGCTCAAGGTGTCGACGTTGGAGCGACGGCTGAGCGCGATCAACCAGGCCCACCGACAGACGGGGCACGAGGCGCCGGCGAGCCGGCGAGATGAACCGCTCCACAGCGTGTGGGCCGGGATCACGCGGACGAAGGGGGTCGCCGTCGAGAAGGTCTCCCCTGCCCTCCCCGACGACCTCCGGCACATGATCGAGGCCCTGCCCCGGGGCGAGGACGGCGAGTGGACGCTGGCAGCCAAGCGTGACCGAGCAATCCTCTTGGTGGGGTTCGCAGGAGCGCTCCGCCGGAGCGAACTCGTGGCCATCGAGGCCGACCACGTCCAGTTCACGGCCGAGGGGATGCGGCTCCGGCTCCCTCGCTCGAAGGCCGATCAGGAGGGGCGCGGCGCGACGCTCGGTATTCACTACGGGCGGGCGCACCTAACGTGCCCCGTGCGCGCGATGCGGAGCTGGCTGCAGGCTGGGCGCGAAGCGACGGGCGCGCCGCTGGCGGGGCCGGTGTTCCGGAAGGTGGACCGGTGGGGGCGGCTGTGGGAGACGGGCCTGATGTCGGGGGCCGTGGCGAAGCTCGTGAAACGGGCCGCCAGCCGGGCCGGCCTCGACGCGTCGCTCTACAGCGGGCACTCACTTCGGGCCGGGTTCGCGACGCAGGCGGCGCGGGCGGGGAAGCACGAGCGGGCGATCATGGCCCACACACGGCACAAGAGCGAGCGGGTGCTCCGGGAGTACATCCGCGAGGGGGCGCTGTTCGAGGAGAACGCCACGGACGGGATCGGCCTGTGA
- a CDS encoding ATP-binding protein: protein MSYLRRVVDRELDELVPALPAIALEGAKGVGKTETALQRAATVHRLDDPAQRAIAEAAPERLLEGDRPVLLDEWQRVPPLWDGVRRAVDGGAAPGAFLLTGSASPAQPPPHSGAARVVTVRMRPLSLAERGLAGPTVSLRALLAGGRPDVQGKTHVALADYTREIVGSGFPGLRHLSGRPLRAQLDGYLRRIVDTDFEEMGREVRRPQLLRRWMAAYAAATATSASYETIRGAATPGEADKPAKTTTIPYRDVLERLWIVDPVPAWMPTRNPITRLTRSPKHHLVDPALAARLLGAGEEALLSGDDAGPPVPRDGTLLGHLFESLVTLSVRVYAQAAEAGVGHLRTAGGQQEVDLIVERDDRKVVAVEVKLSGSIADRDVRHLLWLRDRLGEDLLDAIIVTTGPQAYRRPDGVAVVPASLLGP, encoded by the coding sequence ATGTCGTACCTCCGCCGCGTCGTTGACCGCGAACTGGACGAGCTCGTGCCTGCTCTCCCGGCGATCGCGTTGGAGGGGGCGAAGGGGGTGGGGAAGACGGAGACGGCGCTCCAGCGGGCGGCCACGGTCCACCGGCTCGACGACCCCGCGCAGCGGGCGATCGCCGAGGCCGCGCCGGAGCGTTTGCTCGAGGGAGACCGCCCCGTCCTCCTCGATGAGTGGCAGCGGGTGCCGCCGCTGTGGGACGGGGTCCGACGCGCCGTCGACGGTGGGGCCGCGCCGGGAGCGTTCCTCCTTACGGGGTCGGCCAGCCCGGCCCAGCCGCCGCCGCACTCCGGCGCAGCGCGGGTCGTGACCGTCCGGATGCGACCGCTGTCGCTGGCCGAGCGGGGCCTCGCCGGTCCGACCGTGAGCCTCCGGGCGCTGCTCGCAGGGGGCAGACCAGACGTTCAGGGGAAGACCCACGTCGCGCTCGCCGACTACACGCGCGAGATCGTCGGGTCCGGGTTCCCTGGACTCCGTCACCTCTCTGGGCGACCGCTCCGGGCGCAGCTCGACGGGTACCTCCGCCGGATCGTCGACACCGACTTCGAGGAGATGGGCCGGGAGGTCCGCCGGCCCCAGCTGCTCCGGCGGTGGATGGCGGCCTACGCCGCCGCGACGGCGACGAGCGCGAGCTACGAGACGATCCGGGGCGCCGCGACGCCAGGCGAGGCCGACAAGCCCGCCAAGACGACGACCATCCCGTACCGGGACGTGCTGGAACGGCTATGGATCGTGGACCCGGTGCCCGCCTGGATGCCGACGCGGAACCCGATCACGCGGCTGACGCGCTCGCCGAAGCACCACCTGGTCGACCCCGCGCTGGCGGCGCGGCTCCTGGGCGCGGGCGAGGAGGCGCTCTTGAGCGGCGACGACGCGGGGCCACCCGTCCCCCGTGACGGGACGCTCCTGGGGCACCTGTTCGAGTCGCTCGTCACGCTCTCGGTCCGGGTCTACGCCCAGGCGGCTGAGGCGGGCGTCGGCCACCTGCGGACGGCGGGCGGGCAGCAAGAGGTCGACCTGATTGTGGAGCGGGACGACCGCAAAGTGGTCGCTGTCGAGGTCAAGCTGAGCGGGTCGATCGCCGACCGCGACGTGAGGCACTTGCTGTGGCTTCGGGACCGGCTAGGCGAGGATCTGCTCGACGCCATCATCGTGACGACGGGACCCCAGGCGTACCGGCGGCCGGACGGGGTGGCCGTCGTTCCGGCATCTCTTCTCGGTCCATAG